The following is a genomic window from Mycoplasma bradburyae.
TAACAGCTGAAATAATTTTTAAATTAGTTGAAACATACGGATTTCCTTTAGATTTAATTAAAGAATTATCGCAAGAATCTAATATTAAAATCGATATCGAAGGTTTTGAAAAACTATTTAAAAAACATCAAGAAGTTTCTAAAGCTAATAGCAATGAAACTGGAATGAAAAAACAAAATGAAAATCTTCTTAAGTTTGATAAAGAATCTAAGTTTCATTACGATAAAAACAACATTAAAACCAATGTTATCGCAATTTTTGATGATAACTTTAATCCTGTAGATAAAATTGAAGTTGGTTCAGGTTATGTTGTGTTTAAAGATACACCTATTTACGCAACTTCTGGTGGTCAAAGATATGACGAAGGTTATTGTATTAAAAAAGGTGATTTAGTTGTTCATTTTGATAATGTAATTAAAGCACCGAACAAACAACACTTACACCACTTCAATAAAGCTAGTTTTTGACTTGATGAAAAAGTTGAATTAATACATGACGAAAATTGAAGAAGATTAGTAAGAAAAAATCACTCATTAGAACATATTTTACACGCTACTCTTAAAAATACTATTAGTGAAACCATTAAGCAATCAGGCGCGTTTAAATCAGCAGCTAAAGCTACACTTGATTTCAACTATCCTTCTAAATTAACTGATGAAGAAATTGAAAAAGTTGAAAGTAAAATAAGAAAAGTAATAGCTGATGCTTTACCTGTTGGTGTTCATTATGTTGATTATGAAACTAGTCAAAAGATGAACGCGATTGCTTACTTTGAAGAAGAATATAAGAAGCATGAATTACTTCGTGTAATTAAAATGGAAGATTACAGTGTTGAATTATGTGGTGGAACACACGTAAATAACACTAAAGAAATCGAGGATTGTTTCATCACCGATCTTTATTCACTAGGTGCTGGTAGATGAAGAATCGAGATTATTAGTTCTAACGAAACAATTCAAGATTACTTAATTAGCAAACAAGAAGAAATTATTAAAGAAAAAGCTAAAATGATCGATGAATTAGGTAATTATCCTAGTTTTTCATCTAATGAATTTGCTTCAATAAAAGAGATTGGAAGTAAGATAAATAACTTCTCGTTACCCAATTCAATCAAGGATTTAAGAAAATCATTAAGAGAATTCGAAGAATTAAAAGAAGAATTCAAGAAAAACAAATTAGAGTTAGATAAGAAAAAAACTAAAGATCAAGCTAACAAGATCAAACAAATAGCTTTAAATAATTTAGAACACAAAATTGTTTTATTATTCTTTGACAAAGAAGAATCCAAAGCTTTATCAATCGCTCATACAGAATTAGTAAATGAAAAACAAGATCATTTATTCTTCTTTATTAACAAGATTGATAACAAGATTAGTTATCTAATTGGTATTAAGAATCCGACAGATAAACTTAATGCCAAAATTCTAATCGAAAAAATTAACAAAACATTTGAAGCTAAAGGTGGCGGAAAACCTAACTTCGCTCAAGGTGGATTTAGCACTGATAAAGATATCGATAAACTAAAAACGGATTTCATTAATTTATGTACTACGTTGCTTTAGATGTCGGTTCTAAAAAACTGGGAATAGCTACAGGTGACGGTGATTTTAAGATTGCTTCACCATACTGTGTTATTACCTACAATGAAGGTGATTTTAATCAATGTTTGAATAAACTTAAAGAAAAAACTAACAGTTTTTTCTATGATTTTAAGTTTGTTATCGGTATACCTTTAAATATCAATAATACAAAATCTTCAACAACAATTATGGTTGAAAATTTTATTGAATTGCTTAAAGCGAATTACAAAAATGAAATCATTTTATATGATGAACGTTATACTTCAATAATTGCAGATCAAATTATGATGGATAACGAAATAAAAGCTAAAAAAAGAAAAGAAAAAATAGATAAGATTGCAGCTTATGTTTTATTGCAATCTTTTTTTGATGATGATCGATATCCTAAATAAATTTAAACAATTAAATATAGAAATGAAAATCCCGATTATGAGGGGTGATAATTTAGTTAACTTAGTTAATAAGTTAACTAATATTAAAGTCAAGGAATTACTTGAAATAGGTACAGGTATTGGATTTAGTTCAATGTATCTTAGTTATCATTTAAAAGAACTAAAAATTGATACATTAGAAAAAAATCTAGAAAGATATTCAATTGCTAAAGAATGATTAGTTGATTTCGAAAATGTTAATTGTATCAATGGTGATTGTTATGAATTTATTCCTAATAAAAAATATGAAGCAATCATACTAGACGGACCAAAAGGTAAGCAAATCGATCTATTTAATAAATATATTAATTATTTATTGCCTAATGGGGTTATGATTATTGATAATTTCTATCTAAAAAACATAAAACCTAATAATAAGCTTTATAATAAAAACCTAGAATGACAAAATTTTGTTCGTAATTTAGATAAGAATAAATTTAATGTTGAAATAGATGAATCAGGAGACGGAGTCGTTTATGTTTTTAGTAAGCCAAGTCCAATCGCTTAATCAAGCTAAAAAATTTATTGACAATAAAGTAGATTGTATCTTAGTAGGGTATGAAAATTTTGCTTTACGTTGTACTAAAACATTAAATAATTCTGAACTAAAAAATTTAATTCAATATAGAAACGATAAAAAGTCAAATACAAAAATATTTGTCTTAATGAACAGTTTTATTTTTGAAAATCAGATATCAGATTTAGAAAATAAACTATGCGAATTAAACGAATTAAAAGTTGATAAAGTTTATTTCCAAGATTATGCAATTGTGCAAATTATACGGGAAAAACAACTAAATTTAGAAGTTGCATATCATTCAGAAACGATGGTTACATCTTATGGTCAATTTGATTTTTTCATCGAAAATAAGATTAACCATTTAGTTCTTGCAAGAGAACTTTTTATGAATGAAATTAAACAAATGCATGATAATAAGAAATCTTTATCATTAGAAATGCAAATACAAGGATATGCTTTTTTTATGCATTCTAGATGAAAGATGATTTCTAACTTTGAAGCGTATGCTAGAATTTCAGATAAATTATCTTCTAAAAAACAATTATGAATTCGTGAAGCATTAAGAAAATACCCTAATGCTATTTATGAAGACGAATTTGGTACTCATATGTTTACAGGTTACATATTATGTGCCATTAAACATATAAAAGAACTTTATGAATATGGTTTAGATTATGTTCGAATCGATTCAATTATGATTGATGAAAAAGCTCATGAATCTATTACTTTAATATATCAAAATATCATCAATGATCTGAGAGAAAATAAAACAGTTTCTGAAGACAAAATTAACAAAAACTACGGCAAAATTGAACAATTATGCTTGCCAATTGAAATTGCTTCGGGATTCTTTGGCGGTATAAAAGAAATCAAACATTTAATTAAAGAAGAAAAGGCAGAAACGAAACAATAATGAAGTACGAATTATTAGCTCCTGCTGGAGATGTTCAAAAAGCGATGTTTGCTATTGACTATGGTGCAGACGCAGTTTTTATCGGTGCCAAAGCTTATTCATTGAGATCTAGTGCTAGCAATTTCTTTTTTAAAGATATAAAAGAAATTGTAGATTACGCTCATGAACGTAATAAGAAAATTTATATTACGGTTAATGTTGTGTGTCACAACCCCTTAGTTAAAGGTTATGCTAAATTTATTGATGAGTTAGCTCTAACAGGTGTTGATGGATTAATTGTTGCTGATCCGTTTATAATTCATCACACAAAAAATAATCATCCAGAACTAGAATTACATTTATCAACTCAACAAAGTGTTACAAATTCTAAGTCAGCCTTATTTTGAAAAAGTAATGGATTATCAAGAGTGGTATTAGCTCGTGAAGTAACAATAGAAGAATTAGAGCTATTAATGCCTAATGTTAAGGATAAAGTAGAAATCGAATACTTCATTCACGGTGCTGTATGTATTTCGTTTAGTGGACGATGTATGATGTCTAATAACTGATCTCTTCGTGATGCTAACGTTGGTGGTTGCGCGCAATCTTGTCGTTGAAGATATGATTTAAAAGATGAAGAGATGAATCATTATTCAGATTCTTTTACAATGTCACCGAAAGATATGGCTTTAATCGATGAGATTAAGAAACTGATGGAATTAGGTGTTGCTTCATTTAAAGTAGAAGGTCGTATGAAGTCGATTAATTATGTGGCTACGGTAATCAAATCATATCGCTATGCTATGAACTACTATCTAACCAATGGATTTAATGTTAATAAGGATAGCGAACAAGAAATGCTAACTAAAGCTAGAGCAGAATTAAAATCAGCTGAAAATCGTTTAACCAAAAAGGGTTTTGCTCACGGTCAACCTGGTATTGATGCTATGTTATACCATGAAGAAGAACGCAAAATAGCTCAAACATTCGCTTTTATTGTTGATGAAATTCAAGATGATGGTTATGTAAAAGTAACATGTAAAAATAACTTTAAAAAAGCTCAAGAATATATGATTTATGGCCCAAACTTTAAATTTGATGAGATCAAAATCGTATCTTTATTAAATAAAGAAAAGAAAGAAGTCGATGTTGCAAACGACCCGATGGGAATATATTACTTGAAATTTGATAAAAATTATCAACTAATGAAAAATAGTATTGGACACATTAAAAAAACCTTGGATTAATAATTCCAAGGTTTTTAGTTAGTTGCAGCTTGTGCATTTGTTCATCTAGCTGCTCTTGATTTAAGACGACGAGCTTTGTTTTTAGAAATTCTATTATTTTTAGCTAATCTATCTGCTAAAGAATAAACTTTATCAGCATCTTTTTTATCTTTAGAAACTTTAGTTTTCTTAATTTGATTTTTTAATGCTGTTTTAAAACCTTTAGTTAATTGATTAGCCTTTAAATTCTGACGATAGCTCTTTTCGTTTGCTTTAATATTGGCCATATCGTTTACGTACGTTTTTAATTATATAACTTATTAATTATAATATATAAGTAAATACTACACGTATAATATTATATACAATATAGTTTAATGAATAGTAATTTTATTTTAATCGTCTTATTAGTAGTTGTTCCAATTGGATTCATAAGTTATTTTATTTATAAAAGAAAAAAAACTACAGGTTCAGGTGAATTTGTTGGAAGAACTAAGGATGAACGCAGAAACGAAGTTTGAAAAACTGTTAAAAAATATCTGCAAGATAACGACATGTATGGTCGTGAGATCATGTATACTTTTGTCGCAAAAAGACCGTCAGCTAATGATGATAAGAAGCTTCACAAACAGTTTAAAGAAGAAACAAAAAA
Proteins encoded in this region:
- a CDS encoding U32 family peptidase; amino-acid sequence: MFLVSQVQSLNQAKKFIDNKVDCILVGYENFALRCTKTLNNSELKNLIQYRNDKKSNTKIFVLMNSFIFENQISDLENKLCELNELKVDKVYFQDYAIVQIIREKQLNLEVAYHSETMVTSYGQFDFFIENKINHLVLARELFMNEIKQMHDNKKSLSLEMQIQGYAFFMHSRWKMISNFEAYARISDKLSSKKQLWIREALRKYPNAIYEDEFGTHMFTGYILCAIKHIKELYEYGLDYVRIDSIMIDEKAHESITLIYQNIINDLRENKTVSEDKINKNYGKIEQLCLPIEIASGFFGGIKEIKHLIKEEKAETKQ
- the alaS gene encoding alanine--tRNA ligase is translated as MNKRLSGSQIRQIWLDFFKSKKHEIVESKSLVPINDPSLLWINAGVATLKKFFSGEENPINPRLANSQRCIRANDIENVGVTSRHHTIFEMLGNFSIGDYFKKEAIQFGFELLTKEYGLDKDKLYITVYHDDNDAYDNWVQQGIDPKHIIKCNKERNFWDLGSGPCGPCTEIYYDRGEKYDPKKLGEKLFFEDIENDRYIEVWNIVFSQFNNDGKNNYSELLRKNIDTGASLERFASVLQDVPTNYDTDLFLPIIREIEKYTDSKYVVEDYFSNDKKRQETLKAFRVIADHLKCGVFAIADGVLPGPKDRDYIIRKLLRRAFVYARKLDAKPEYLQGAINKIIEIYGDFFKHLLDNKKIILEAITNESNNFSKTLDYGFDIFNQAKTTNGLTAEIIFKLVETYGFPLDLIKELSQESNIKIDIEGFEKLFKKHQEVSKANSNETGMKKQNENLLKFDKESKFHYDKNNIKTNVIAIFDDNFNPVDKIEVGSGYVVFKDTPIYATSGGQRYDEGYCIKKGDLVVHFDNVIKAPNKQHLHHFNKASFWLDEKVELIHDENWRRLVRKNHSLEHILHATLKNTISETIKQSGAFKSAAKATLDFNYPSKLTDEEIEKVESKIRKVIADALPVGVHYVDYETSQKMNAIAYFEEEYKKHELLRVIKMEDYSVELCGGTHVNNTKEIEDCFITDLYSLGAGRWRIEIISSNETIQDYLISKQEEIIKEKAKMIDELGNYPSFSSNEFASIKEIGSKINNFSLPNSIKDLRKSLREFEELKEEFKKNKLELDKKKTKDQANKIKQIALNNLEHKIVLLFFDKEESKALSIAHTELVNEKQDHLFFFINKIDNKISYLIGIKNPTDKLNAKILIEKINKTFEAKGGGKPNFAQGGFSTDKDIDKLKTDFINLCTTLL
- the rpsT gene encoding 30S ribosomal protein S20, with the protein product MANIKANEKSYRQNLKANQLTKGFKTALKNQIKKTKVSKDKKDADKVYSLADRLAKNNRISKNKARRLKSRAARWTNAQAATN
- a CDS encoding O-methyltransferase — encoded protein: MKIPIMRGDNLVNLVNKLTNIKVKELLEIGTGIGFSSMYLSYHLKELKIDTLEKNLERYSIAKEWLVDFENVNCINGDCYEFIPNKKYEAIILDGPKGKQIDLFNKYINYLLPNGVMIIDNFYLKNIKPNNKLYNKNLEWQNFVRNLDKNKFNVEIDESGDGVVYVFSKPSPIA
- a CDS encoding peptidase U32 family protein, producing MKYELLAPAGDVQKAMFAIDYGADAVFIGAKAYSLRSSASNFFFKDIKEIVDYAHERNKKIYITVNVVCHNPLVKGYAKFIDELALTGVDGLIVADPFIIHHTKNNHPELELHLSTQQSVTNSKSALFWKSNGLSRVVLAREVTIEELELLMPNVKDKVEIEYFIHGAVCISFSGRCMMSNNWSLRDANVGGCAQSCRWRYDLKDEEMNHYSDSFTMSPKDMALIDEIKKLMELGVASFKVEGRMKSINYVATVIKSYRYAMNYYLTNGFNVNKDSEQEMLTKARAELKSAENRLTKKGFAHGQPGIDAMLYHEEERKIAQTFAFIVDEIQDDGYVKVTCKNNFKKAQEYMIYGPNFKFDEIKIVSLLNKEKKEVDVANDPMGIYYLKFDKNYQLMKNSIGHIKKTLD
- the ruvX gene encoding Holliday junction resolvase RuvX translates to MYYVALDVGSKKLGIATGDGDFKIASPYCVITYNEGDFNQCLNKLKEKTNSFFYDFKFVIGIPLNINNTKSSTTIMVENFIELLKANYKNEIILYDERYTSIIADQIMMDNEIKAKKRKEKIDKIAAYVLLQSFFDDDRYPK